A genomic stretch from Chitinophaga agri includes:
- a CDS encoding HoxN/HupN/NixA family nickel/cobalt transporter, translating into MDILQQDLTGFIVLSVLGLRHGLDPDHITVIDSYTYRLHLHKSKWTRWVGTLFTFGHGIMVTAIALFLCILKNNFEIPPVLDLVVEWLSSVMLLLMGISNLINLSRKDNTTVSGFRKRLLPKVFDNSLNPFTVILTGIIFGFIFDTSSQIAAFGYAVSVSNQWVYAIMGGIVFSLGLIATGTCDSLLLSKLLKTFDQKKIQRHRFKLNVLITIMCFAIPLYKIASTWNESLELSDFQNNIVGLVFISIIISLYAELYLRHRYAKAETVIVSEQVRAED; encoded by the coding sequence ATGGACATCCTGCAACAAGATCTGACCGGATTCATTGTCCTGTCTGTGCTGGGTTTAAGGCATGGTCTGGATCCCGATCATATCACGGTGATTGATAGCTACACCTACCGCCTGCATCTCCATAAAAGCAAATGGACCCGCTGGGTAGGCACCCTGTTCACGTTTGGCCATGGCATCATGGTCACGGCTATCGCGTTATTCCTGTGTATACTGAAGAACAACTTTGAGATACCTCCCGTACTGGATCTCGTCGTGGAATGGTTGTCTTCCGTGATGCTGCTGCTCATGGGTATTTCAAACCTGATCAACCTGTCCCGTAAAGACAATACGACCGTCAGCGGATTCCGTAAAAGACTGCTGCCAAAAGTGTTTGATAACAGTCTGAACCCATTCACCGTCATCCTCACGGGTATTATCTTCGGATTCATCTTCGATACCTCTTCACAGATCGCTGCCTTCGGGTATGCTGTATCTGTATCTAATCAATGGGTATACGCCATTATGGGTGGCATCGTATTCTCGCTCGGGCTGATCGCCACGGGCACCTGCGACTCCCTGCTGCTGAGCAAACTGCTGAAAACATTTGACCAGAAAAAGATCCAGCGTCATCGTTTTAAACTGAATGTCCTGATCACGATCATGTGTTTTGCCATTCCTTTGTATAAAATTGCAAGCACATGGAACGAATCACTCGAACTTAGTGATTTCCAGAATAATATTGTCGGACTGGTTTTTATTAGTATCATTATATCTTTATACGCGGAACTGTACCTGCGGCACCGGTATGCGAAGGCGGAAACAGTGATCGTCAGTGAACAGGTCCGCGCAGAAGATTAA
- a CDS encoding (2Fe-2S) ferredoxin domain-containing protein, with amino-acid sequence MAIKDLTKVQKILFICNGGTCSNKGADETTIRLRTHLSENDLNDEIHTVRTKCLGQCTWGPMVFMHPEGLWYKEVSPETTRAIVAEHLMKNALVMDHVHFPEAELVDAKPLSYNSQPNE; translated from the coding sequence ATGGCAATCAAAGACCTGACGAAAGTTCAGAAAATCCTCTTTATCTGTAATGGCGGCACCTGCAGCAACAAAGGCGCAGATGAAACGACCATCAGATTAAGGACACATCTCTCCGAAAATGACCTGAACGATGAGATCCACACCGTCCGCACCAAGTGCCTGGGCCAGTGTACCTGGGGCCCCATGGTATTTATGCATCCGGAAGGCCTGTGGTATAAAGAAGTCTCTCCTGAAACCACCCGCGCCATCGTCGCAGAGCACCTGATGAAGAATGCACTTGTCATGGACCATGTACACTTCCCGGAAGCGGAACTGGTTGATGCGAAACCACTCTCCTATAACAGCCAGCCTAACGAATAA
- the cbiB gene encoding adenosylcobinamide-phosphate synthase CbiB has protein sequence MDQRFLLIIIPLVTGYLLDLALGDPRWLPHPVRLFGSIIARCTATLNKGEYRFIKGMWMTLALCIVTGGLFYGAQYLLLQLQTPIFYYLFTSIFVFYGLANKSLLQEGKEVFDTLATQGLEAGRKRLSWIVGRETTHLRENQIRTAVFETLSENLSDGVIAPLFYYAVGGLPAMMIYKMINTLDSMIGYKKEEFFWFGKFAARLDDVANFIPARITAVLMVLATFSKRGLIYIFKYGNQHASPNSGYPESALAGILHCRFGGPNTYHGQVVVKPYIGEHARDLAHEELRKVMYINHAVTLLTLVIITALYYSLA, from the coding sequence ATGGATCAACGGTTTCTCCTGATCATTATTCCTTTAGTGACGGGCTATCTGCTGGACCTTGCGCTGGGCGATCCCCGCTGGCTGCCACACCCTGTCCGCCTTTTCGGATCCATTATCGCCAGATGCACCGCTACACTTAATAAAGGCGAATACCGGTTCATCAAAGGTATGTGGATGACCCTTGCCCTCTGTATCGTCACGGGCGGGCTCTTTTATGGCGCACAATATCTGTTACTGCAATTACAGACACCCATTTTTTATTACCTGTTCACCAGCATATTTGTCTTCTATGGTTTGGCGAATAAAAGCCTCTTACAGGAAGGCAAAGAGGTTTTTGACACATTGGCTACCCAGGGACTGGAAGCGGGCAGAAAACGACTGTCCTGGATCGTAGGCAGGGAAACAACGCACCTGCGTGAAAACCAGATCCGTACGGCCGTATTTGAAACCCTTTCTGAAAACCTGAGCGACGGTGTCATCGCGCCTTTGTTCTATTATGCCGTCGGAGGCTTACCGGCCATGATGATTTATAAGATGATCAACACCCTTGACTCGATGATCGGTTACAAAAAGGAGGAATTCTTCTGGTTTGGGAAGTTCGCCGCCCGCCTGGATGATGTGGCCAACTTTATCCCGGCCCGTATCACGGCCGTGCTGATGGTACTGGCCACCTTCAGTAAACGGGGGCTGATCTATATCTTTAAATACGGTAACCAGCATGCCAGCCCTAACTCCGGGTACCCCGAGTCCGCTCTTGCCGGCATATTGCATTGCCGTTTCGGCGGCCCCAACACCTACCATGGGCAGGTAGTTGTCAAGCCATATATTGGGGAACATGCCAGGGACCTCGCCCATGAGGAGCTACGCAAAGTCATGTATATCAATCATGCAGTGACGTTGCTGACCCTCGTGATCATTACCGCCCTTTATTATTCATTAGCATAA
- a CDS encoding pyridoxal phosphate-dependent aminotransferase: MINGHGDDRYLFNYPVKADFSSNVYYEGFDSGLQQHLTECLYKLNNYPEANAQRLQQALAGWHLLTPGQVLVTNGATEAFYLVAHAFRQKTVTIAVPAFAEYEDACQTNDLTVRYVPYDDLNAGTRFDTDLVFFGNPNNPTGAILTRDTITQLLTAHPKTIFVIDEAYVDFTEAVISMAGAIDRHPNLIIIKSLTKTYSIPGLRLGYILSNAALISKILASKMPWSVNALAIEAGLYIAAHRDTLKLPVSRLRKDTQELMDQLRYMQEFSVWHTHTNFFLCMTHRFSASLLKQYLLSNHGLLIRDASNFKSLSTQHFRIATQRPEDNQLLIKALNTWINGFS; this comes from the coding sequence ATGATCAACGGGCATGGAGACGACAGGTATTTATTCAATTATCCTGTCAAAGCCGATTTCAGCTCAAATGTATACTATGAAGGATTTGACAGCGGATTACAACAGCATCTCACGGAATGTCTCTATAAACTGAATAATTATCCGGAAGCCAATGCCCAGCGACTGCAACAGGCACTGGCCGGCTGGCACCTGCTCACACCCGGACAAGTGCTTGTGACGAATGGCGCTACGGAGGCGTTCTATCTTGTTGCGCACGCCTTTCGCCAAAAGACGGTTACGATCGCTGTTCCCGCTTTCGCGGAATATGAAGACGCCTGCCAGACCAACGATCTGACGGTCAGGTATGTTCCCTACGATGACCTGAACGCGGGCACCCGTTTTGATACAGACCTGGTATTCTTCGGTAACCCGAACAATCCTACCGGAGCTATACTGACGCGGGACACGATCACGCAGCTACTCACCGCCCATCCGAAAACGATTTTCGTCATAGATGAAGCCTACGTTGACTTTACAGAAGCGGTGATTTCGATGGCCGGCGCCATTGACCGCCATCCCAATCTGATCATCATCAAATCACTCACAAAAACATATTCCATCCCCGGCCTGCGCCTCGGATACATCCTCAGTAATGCGGCACTGATCAGCAAGATCCTGGCTTCCAAAATGCCCTGGTCTGTCAATGCCCTGGCCATAGAAGCGGGTCTCTACATCGCAGCACACAGGGATACACTCAAGCTGCCTGTCAGCCGCCTCCGGAAAGACACACAGGAACTGATGGATCAACTACGTTACATGCAGGAATTCAGTGTCTGGCACACACACACGAACTTCTTCCTCTGTATGACGCACCGGTTCTCTGCATCATTACTCAAACAATACCTGCTGAGCAATCATGGTCTGCTTATCCGCGACGCGTCCAACTTTAAAAGTCTGTCTACACAACACTTCCGGATCGCTACACAACGGCCGGAGGACAACCAATTACTGATCAAAGCCCTGAACACATGGATCAACGGTTTCTCCTGA
- a CDS encoding cobyric acid synthase — protein MQRLKSIMFAGTASDVGKSLINTGFCRIFKQDGYLPAPFKAQNMSLNSYATPDGFEIGRAQAVQAEACGIPCSTDMNPVLLKPTSDRASQVVLLGKPVGSQTAYDYFMGNNKQELFKEAKAAYDRLSDRHNPVVMEGAGSISELNLKHRDITNMRMAQHAHADVYLVADIDRGGVFASIYGTIALLTPEEKQLVKGIIINKFRGDARLFDSGRTMIEDLCHVPVVGVVPYRKDIYIEEEDSVGLEHKHNKLATGRINVAVVLLNRLSNFTDFNVLERDERVHLFYSNNPADIEKADIIIIPGSKNTIADLIDIKNNGVAKAIVQAHKNNRTVIGICGGYQMMGQVVEDPQHVEGPVESMPGLGLLPVRTTLTEHKVTEQCRFFYKGNTRTCEGYEIHMGQTTSTGEAFPLNQTTSGHPDGYQLSDRCWGTYIHGILDNATVIDDLLLPYTDKQSASFDYAAFKEEQYDKLAAHLREHIDMDYIYGQLKQQS, from the coding sequence ATGCAGCGACTAAAGTCCATCATGTTCGCCGGCACTGCATCTGATGTCGGTAAAAGTTTAATTAATACGGGGTTCTGCCGCATCTTCAAACAGGATGGCTATCTTCCCGCACCTTTCAAAGCACAGAACATGTCGCTCAATAGCTATGCCACGCCGGATGGTTTTGAGATCGGCCGGGCACAGGCGGTACAGGCAGAAGCGTGTGGCATTCCGTGTAGCACCGATATGAACCCCGTACTCCTGAAACCTACCAGTGACAGAGCTTCACAGGTGGTATTGCTGGGTAAACCTGTCGGCAGTCAGACTGCGTACGATTACTTTATGGGTAATAATAAACAGGAGCTGTTTAAGGAGGCTAAAGCGGCTTACGACAGATTAAGCGACCGGCACAACCCTGTTGTTATGGAAGGCGCCGGCAGCATCAGCGAACTAAACCTCAAACACCGCGACATCACCAACATGCGCATGGCACAGCACGCGCATGCGGACGTATACCTGGTTGCAGATATAGACCGCGGTGGTGTATTCGCCAGTATATATGGTACCATTGCCCTGCTCACGCCGGAAGAAAAACAACTCGTCAAAGGTATTATCATCAATAAATTCAGGGGCGATGCCCGGCTGTTCGATAGTGGCAGGACCATGATCGAAGACCTCTGTCACGTACCGGTGGTCGGTGTCGTACCCTATCGCAAAGACATCTATATAGAAGAAGAAGACTCCGTCGGACTCGAACATAAACATAATAAACTGGCGACCGGCAGGATCAATGTGGCTGTCGTATTACTCAACCGCCTCTCTAATTTTACCGATTTCAATGTACTCGAAAGAGATGAACGGGTACACCTCTTCTATAGCAACAATCCGGCTGATATAGAGAAGGCCGACATCATCATTATTCCCGGCAGCAAAAATACCATCGCTGATCTCATTGATATTAAAAACAATGGTGTTGCCAAAGCCATCGTGCAGGCTCATAAAAATAACAGAACAGTCATAGGCATCTGTGGTGGCTACCAGATGATGGGCCAGGTCGTAGAAGATCCGCAGCACGTGGAAGGCCCGGTAGAATCCATGCCGGGACTGGGTCTACTGCCGGTTAGGACCACGCTGACAGAACACAAGGTGACGGAACAATGCCGCTTCTTTTATAAAGGGAACACCCGCACCTGCGAAGGATACGAGATTCATATGGGACAAACCACCTCCACCGGTGAAGCATTTCCACTGAACCAAACAACTTCCGGACATCCTGATGGGTATCAACTCAGTGACCGCTGCTGGGGTACCTATATACACGGCATACTTGATAATGCCACGGTAATAGATGACCTCCTGCTGCCCTATACAGACAAACAATCGGCCTCCTTTGATTACGCCGCATTCAAAGAAGAACAATATGATAAATTAGCTGCCCACTTGCGCGAACATATCGACATGGATTATATTTACGGCCAATTAAAGCAACAGTCATGA
- a CDS encoding cobyrinate a,c-diamide synthase, which yields MKPQFLIAAPSSNSGKTTITLGLLRLLHNRGLHVQPFKCGPDYIDTKHHSLAAHATSVNLDTFMMSPEHLAYVYGKYSEPADVVITEGVMGLFDGADRMKGSSAEIAMLLDMPVILVVNAKAMAYSVAPLIYGFMHFHAGVKIAGVIFNFVNTESHYQFLKDACEDLGVTPLGYVPASDAVKIPSRHLGLAISAEHDYDAIIEAAAMHIAKTVDVDRILEISRRPAALFTPAGPVEKGRLRIAVASDEAFSFTYLENLEALRRLGEVKFFSPVHDAEMPAADLLYLAGGYPELHLEQLSTNVTMRASVRKYCEQGGRVIAECGGMMYLGETLGDRDGLPYPMVGFLGIKTTMKDGRLTLGYREVEIEGRRFKGHEFHYSTGRETGELERIGKVYNARGKEVDMPVYRKAGVVASYLHVYWGEKGDWLEV from the coding sequence ATGAAGCCTCAGTTTTTAATTGCAGCTCCGTCGAGCAATTCGGGTAAAACAACCATTACGCTTGGTTTGTTACGTTTGCTGCATAACCGCGGACTACACGTGCAGCCGTTCAAGTGCGGCCCCGATTATATTGATACGAAACATCACTCACTGGCTGCACATGCGACCAGTGTCAATCTCGATACATTTATGATGAGCCCTGAACATCTGGCGTATGTTTACGGGAAGTATAGTGAGCCGGCAGATGTGGTCATCACCGAAGGGGTGATGGGCCTGTTTGACGGGGCAGACCGTATGAAAGGCAGTAGTGCGGAAATTGCCATGCTGCTGGATATGCCGGTTATCCTGGTGGTAAATGCAAAAGCCATGGCATATTCCGTTGCGCCGCTCATATATGGGTTTATGCATTTTCATGCGGGCGTTAAAATTGCTGGTGTGATTTTCAATTTTGTCAATACAGAGAGTCATTATCAGTTCCTGAAAGATGCCTGTGAAGATCTGGGCGTGACGCCGCTGGGATATGTGCCGGCAAGTGACGCGGTAAAGATACCGTCCCGACACCTGGGGTTGGCGATTTCGGCAGAGCATGATTATGATGCGATCATAGAAGCTGCAGCGATGCATATCGCAAAGACAGTTGACGTGGACAGGATACTGGAGATCAGTCGCCGGCCGGCAGCCCTGTTTACACCAGCCGGTCCGGTAGAGAAAGGACGTTTGCGGATAGCGGTAGCCAGCGACGAAGCATTCAGTTTTACGTATCTAGAGAACCTGGAAGCGTTGCGGCGATTAGGAGAAGTGAAGTTCTTTAGTCCGGTGCATGATGCGGAAATGCCGGCCGCAGACCTGTTATATCTTGCCGGCGGGTACCCTGAGTTACACCTGGAGCAGTTGTCCACTAATGTAACCATGCGTGCTTCTGTCAGGAAATATTGTGAGCAGGGTGGGAGAGTGATCGCGGAATGCGGTGGGATGATGTATCTCGGAGAAACGCTGGGAGACAGGGATGGATTGCCATACCCGATGGTGGGGTTCTTAGGGATCAAGACGACGATGAAGGATGGACGCCTGACCCTTGGGTATCGAGAAGTGGAGATCGAAGGCAGGCGATTTAAAGGACATGAATTTCATTATTCGACGGGGAGGGAGACGGGGGAATTAGAACGGATCGGAAAGGTGTATAATGCAAGGGGGAAGGAGGTGGATATGCCGGTTTACAGGAAGGCGGGAGTTGTCGCGTCGTATTTGCATGTTTATTGGGGAGAAAAGGGAGACTGGCTGGAGGTGTAG
- a CDS encoding helix-turn-helix domain-containing protein: MSANSGRSVSYFNNQLKLNGFNVWEIESDSNATRIYSRKDFYKICLTTGSSIIHYADRSFEQEGSVLFFGNPHVPYSWETLSTTYVGYTCLFSEGFLGQSERSESLQQSPLFKIGGTPILKISEAQRLFLNGIFQKMIEEQQTDYQYKDDLIRNYINLIIHEALKLQPSEQMDRHNNALSRIAAVFMELLERQFPIETVERPLKLTRAQDYAKALSIHVNYLNKAVKETTGKSTTTHITERIAREAKALLQHTNWNVAEIAYSLGFDYPTYFNNFFKKLTGSNPSAFRESVV, encoded by the coding sequence ATGAGCGCTAATAGTGGAAGATCCGTATCATATTTCAATAATCAGTTGAAACTGAACGGCTTTAACGTGTGGGAGATCGAGAGCGACAGCAATGCAACCAGGATATACAGCAGAAAGGATTTCTATAAGATCTGTCTGACCACAGGCAGCAGTATTATCCATTACGCAGACCGGAGTTTCGAACAGGAAGGATCCGTATTATTCTTCGGTAATCCTCATGTGCCCTACTCGTGGGAGACACTGTCGACTACCTATGTCGGCTATACCTGCCTGTTTTCAGAAGGATTTCTGGGGCAGTCGGAGCGCTCGGAGAGTCTGCAGCAGTCACCATTGTTTAAGATCGGCGGCACGCCTATTCTGAAGATCTCAGAAGCCCAGCGGCTCTTCCTGAATGGCATCTTCCAAAAGATGATTGAAGAGCAGCAGACTGATTATCAGTATAAAGACGACCTGATCCGGAATTATATCAATCTGATCATTCATGAGGCGTTGAAACTACAGCCTTCTGAACAGATGGACAGGCACAACAATGCCCTGTCGAGGATCGCGGCGGTCTTTATGGAACTGCTGGAGCGTCAGTTTCCTATTGAGACGGTGGAGCGCCCTTTAAAGCTGACCAGAGCACAGGATTATGCGAAAGCATTGTCCATCCATGTCAATTATCTGAACAAGGCCGTAAAAGAGACTACAGGCAAGTCTACCACTACACACATCACCGAGCGCATTGCGCGGGAGGCGAAGGCATTATTACAGCATACAAACTGGAATGTTGCAGAGATCGCCTATTCCCTGGGGTTTGATTACCCGACATATTTTAACAATTTCTTTAAGAAGCTTACCGGCAGTAATCCATCGGCCTTCCGGGAGTCAGTAGTTTGA
- a CDS encoding DapH/DapD/GlmU-related protein produces the protein MTDLCGMNIFDRLQAGELVSLQDPEFRQVDEVVARTLALTPALNASTDTDEVRRRISEITGAKLDDTTTVFAPFYTNFGRHIRIGSRVFINHACSFLDMGGITLEDDVLIGPKVNLITENHPLDPAIRRGMVCKPIYIKQNAWLGAGVTVLPGVTIGRNAVVAAGAVVTKDVPDNTVAGGVPAKIIRYI, from the coding sequence ATGACGGACCTTTGCGGTATGAATATCTTCGATCGATTACAGGCAGGCGAACTGGTTTCACTCCAGGACCCGGAGTTTCGCCAGGTAGATGAGGTTGTCGCCCGTACGCTGGCCCTTACCCCAGCACTGAACGCCTCTACTGATACAGATGAGGTGCGTCGCCGGATCAGCGAGATCACAGGCGCAAAACTGGATGATACAACCACCGTATTCGCGCCTTTTTATACCAATTTCGGACGTCATATCCGTATTGGCAGCCGGGTATTTATCAATCATGCCTGTTCTTTCCTGGATATGGGAGGCATAACTTTAGAAGATGACGTCTTAATAGGTCCCAAAGTAAATCTTATCACAGAAAATCATCCGTTAGATCCTGCTATAAGAAGGGGGATGGTGTGTAAACCGATCTATATTAAACAGAACGCATGGCTGGGAGCAGGGGTAACGGTGCTGCCGGGAGTAACTATTGGCAGGAATGCTGTTGTGGCGGCTGGCGCGGTGGTCACTAAGGATGTACCGGATAACACTGTAGCCGGCGGGGTACCGGCAAAGATCATCAGATACATTTAA
- a CDS encoding NAD(P)-dependent alcohol dehydrogenase — MVATTQVKAFGNESAEAQLEELDIKRRKPTPHDIEIDILFCGVCHSDLHTVRSEWGPTMYPCVPGHEIVGKVKSIGDHVTKFKVGDVVGVGCIVDSCRECEYCKEDLEQYCEPGMTGTYNAPDKYFENTPTFGGYSESIVVDENYVLRIPENLDLAATAPLLCAGITTYSPLHHWQVGPGKKIGVVGIGGLGHMAIKIAKAMGAHVVAFTTSESKFAEAKRLGADEIVLSKDKKQMAAYRGKLHFILDAVSAEHDINTYLGLLRVDGSLALVGAPEKPLPVAAFSLIPGRKSFAGSMIGGIKETQEMLDFCGTHNITADIEMINIQQINEAYERLLKGDVKYRFVIDMASLKGKS, encoded by the coding sequence ATGGTAGCAACAACTCAGGTGAAAGCCTTTGGTAACGAATCAGCCGAGGCGCAATTAGAAGAATTAGATATTAAACGTAGAAAACCAACGCCACACGATATAGAGATAGATATCCTGTTCTGTGGTGTATGTCACTCAGACCTGCACACTGTCAGAAGCGAATGGGGACCGACAATGTATCCATGCGTACCTGGTCATGAGATCGTTGGTAAAGTAAAGAGTATAGGTGATCACGTTACAAAATTCAAAGTTGGTGACGTAGTGGGAGTAGGATGTATCGTTGACTCCTGCCGTGAGTGCGAGTATTGTAAGGAAGATCTTGAACAATATTGTGAGCCGGGTATGACCGGCACTTACAATGCGCCGGATAAATATTTTGAGAATACGCCCACCTTTGGGGGGTATTCAGAAAGTATCGTGGTTGACGAGAACTATGTATTACGTATTCCTGAGAACCTTGACCTGGCGGCGACAGCACCGTTACTGTGTGCTGGTATCACTACCTACTCTCCGCTGCATCACTGGCAGGTAGGTCCGGGTAAAAAGATAGGTGTTGTAGGCATCGGCGGATTAGGTCATATGGCCATCAAGATCGCAAAGGCGATGGGAGCTCACGTCGTTGCGTTTACAACATCTGAGTCGAAGTTTGCTGAAGCGAAACGTTTGGGAGCCGATGAAATCGTGCTATCCAAAGATAAAAAACAGATGGCTGCTTATCGTGGAAAACTGCATTTTATTTTAGATGCAGTATCGGCTGAGCATGACATCAATACCTACCTGGGACTGCTGCGCGTAGATGGTTCCCTTGCGTTGGTGGGAGCTCCTGAAAAACCATTACCAGTAGCTGCGTTCAGCCTGATCCCGGGGCGTAAGAGCTTCGCAGGTTCGATGATCGGAGGTATTAAAGAAACACAGGAAATGCTTGATTTCTGTGGAACGCATAATATCACTGCTGACATCGAGATGATCAACATTCAGCAAATTAATGAAGCGTACGAACGCTTACTGAAAGGGGATGTTAAATACCGTTTCGTGATCGATATGGCTTCCCTGAAAGGGAAAAGCTAA
- a CDS encoding cupin domain-containing protein — MAAHEEIKNGTAFPLGDRNDAFAQYFTGQSYLTSLIADPRINVGVGQVTFEPGCRNNWHIHRDGYQLLLVTGGEGWYQEEGKPAQRLKTGDVIVIYDGVKHWHGATKDSWFAHIAITAGKAEWLEPVTDDLYNKL, encoded by the coding sequence ATGGCAGCTCATGAAGAGATAAAGAACGGGACAGCCTTTCCGTTGGGAGACAGGAATGATGCCTTTGCGCAGTATTTTACCGGGCAGAGTTATCTTACCTCGCTGATCGCTGATCCCAGGATCAATGTTGGTGTCGGACAGGTGACTTTTGAACCGGGTTGCAGGAATAACTGGCATATTCATCGTGACGGCTATCAGTTGTTACTGGTGACAGGAGGCGAAGGATGGTACCAGGAAGAGGGTAAACCGGCGCAACGGTTAAAAACCGGTGACGTAATTGTCATATATGATGGTGTAAAGCATTGGCATGGGGCCACGAAGGACAGCTGGTTTGCGCACATTGCCATTACAGCAGGTAAAGCCGAATGGCTGGAGCCAGTGACGGATGATCTTTACAATAAGTTATAA